The sequence below is a genomic window from Oncorhynchus gorbuscha isolate QuinsamMale2020 ecotype Even-year unplaced genomic scaffold, OgorEven_v1.0 Un_scaffold_624, whole genome shotgun sequence.
gttccacagactatcactgtattctgtctgtctgtatttgcaGGATCCACCGTATGGGCTCCTAAAGCATGTACATTATGACATTGGAAATATGTTAGAAAATATAAGCATCAGGTACAGTTGACACAATACACGATACTAGCTGAAGTGGATTCCTGTCTGTGGACATTTGATAACCATTACAAAGCATTAATGTGCTTAATGATAAACAGTTTGTTGTTTTGGGGTATAACAttcctgatcccagatctgtttgtgctcttgctaACTCCACTGCTGTTGTTGTCAAGAAAAACATGTTTGGCATAACAACGAGTGCCAAGGAGTTGGCGTGACAGTACATACAGACTGTCCCCTCAGGCCATAGCTTTCCTCCTAAAGGACACATCCTTCCCAGAAGCCCTCAGAACTGACTTTTTGTGAAAACAAACTGCATTTATTTACTGAACAATATTTacatataaaacatttttttaaacgtaTCCGTTCCTGGAGAGGCTGACTTGAAGTACGAACGGTCGCTTAGTTTTTCTAAATATACTCATAATAGTTTGTTGGTAAAACACCTAAAAATGCAGTTCATaacaacagagaacagaagacggcaggagatgggagagaagaggacaccATGTGGGGGGGGACACCTTGTGGGGGGGACAACTActtactgcactacttttgaccagagcacaatGGACCcaggtcaagagtagtgcactactgtttgGAATGGGACACATCCAATATCctaagaggaggggagaggggggacacatcCAATATccgaagaggaggggagggacacacacacacacacatccaatatccgaagaggagggggaaggggggacacATCCAATATccgaagaggaggggagggagggacacacacacacacacacacacacacacacacacacacacacacacacacacacacacacacacacacacacacacacacacacacacacacacacacacacacacacacacacacacacaaatatccaATATCcgaagaggagggggggaggggacaCATCCAATAtccgaagaggagggggagggggcacaTCCAATAtccgaagaggagggggaggggggacacaTCCAATAtccgaagaggagggggagggggcacaTCCAATAtccgaagaggagggggaggggacacATCCAATAtccgaagaggagggggagggggggacacaTCCAATATCcgaagaggagggggggggggggacacatcCAATATcctaagaggagggggaaggggggaaaCATCTAATAtccgaagaggagggggaagggggacacacacacacatccaatatccgaagaggaggaggatgggggggagGACACATCCAATATCCTAAGATGAGGGGAAGGGGGGAAACATCCAATATCctaagaggagggggatgggggagggaggacacATCCAATATCctaagaggagggggatgggggagggaggacacATCCAATATcctaagaggagggggaaggggggaaaCATCTAATATcctaagaggagggggaagggggaaacaTCCAATATcctaagaggagggggagggggaaacaTCCAATATcctaagaggagggggaggggggaaacATCCAATATcctaagaggagggggaaggggggaaaCATCCAATATcctaagaggagggggaggggggaaacATCCAATATcctaagaggagggggaggggggaaacATCCAATATcctaagaggagggggaggggggacacaTCCAATAtccgaagaggaggaggatgggggagggcgGACACATCCAATATcctaagaggagggggaaggggggacacACATCCAATATCctaagaggatgggggagggcgGACACATCCAATATCctaagaggaggggaggggggacacacatCCAATATcctaagaggagggggaaggggggacacACATCCAATATcctaagaggagggggaagggggggacaCACATCCAATATCctaagagaggggagggggaaggggggacacACATCCAATATcctaagaggagggggaaggggggacacACATCCAATATCCTAAGAGGGGAGGGGGACGACACATACAATATCctaagaggggagggggggcacGACACCTTTTACTGAAGTTGGAAACCTCAAATGAGTCGGTTGCATCAATGGCTTCAGCAGCTGTTCCAAGCATGCAGAGGTATCAGTTAAAAGGAAGAATCAGTACACATCTGGTCACTGCTTAGAGCTCGGTCTGTGAATGTaacagtggttacatttctccaggtctGTTTACCGAAACAGGTGACAGAGAGACTGCTTCCATGTCCTTTCAATCCCATATGAACCCCTTTCAAAAGGGGAATTCACAGTTCAAAACACACAAAGCATCCATGCCACCACTGTTCTGGTAAAAAGCAGAGGGACGGGGCTGGAACAATGGACGGAGCCATGGATACAAGGACAGACCGTCCATgacatcaacattatagttacaccatgttttgaggctatatagtgttaaCATTGACATTCTTTTACAAACCCTGGAGCCATTTACAAGTTAGATTCTTCAAGGATCAATTGGTATAAATCATTATTGAAGAGAAAAATATATCTAAAAGATGGATGAACCTGACGCAGATGAACCCTTTAATGAGAGGAGAAACCGCTGTGAAGAAGTGAGGACtgagacacatacaaacagcagtAAAACACAGAGCAGAAGCTTCGCCTTGGCAGCATCTACAGCAGCTTGGCAAACGAATACCTGGAAGTGGACTTGGAGACTCTGATACTGGATGTTGATTAAAGTAACAGAAATGTATTCCATCTAAACAAAGAAGCTGTTTGTTTTAAAAGTCTGTAGTTTCAACTCTATTTTAAAACTGGAGAAACTTTCCAATACGTTCTAATacagactaatactaatactgtCTTCTGATTAAGGTGGTGTCTATTTAACCGGCAGAATATTCACGGAGGTGGAGTTCCGCTAGCCCAAAAGGTGAAGCCtttccctaactctaacccttaccgtaacctcAAACTAACCGTAAGATAACCTCAAACTAACCGTAAGATAACCTCaaactaaccttaacctcaaACGAACCTTAACATAACCTCAAACGAACCTTAACATAACCTCaaactaaccttaacctcaaactaaccttaacctcaaactaaccttaacctcaaACGAACCTTAACATAACCTCAAACGAACCTTAACATAACCTCaaaactaaccttaacctcaaactaaccttaacctcaaactaaccttaacctcaaACTAACCTTAACATAACCTCAAACTAACCTTAACAACATAATAATTCATTCTCCTCCTATATTAACAATGGAACAATAGAGCAAATGAGACGTAAAATGTCAGCTTGAATCTGTGCGGCAGTCAGAAGCAGTCAGAAGCATCAGAACCAGGAAATACCGACTGACAGAACTGAAACGTCCAGTCAAATACTAAATAACATTGGTAGTGGGTTTGAAAACAGGCAGTATTATAATAATAGAGTATCAGAGTGATACGAGGGTAAAAATACAAAGCATTATTACATTTCAAAATACAAAAGCATTTTAGCATTTTAaaggtatatatataaaaataaaaataaaaaaagcacAGGAGGACATAGGTTGTataaaatggcaccctagtccctttaGAGTGcagagggccctggtcaaaagtagtgaactgaACAGGGAATAGAGTAGCACTTCAGAAGCAGCCATAGTCTGGCGGTTCACAGTGATCTCTCCTCAGCTCAGATCAACGCCCCCCTGAAGGGACGTGATTGGATGTTCTGTCGTTGCCACCGGCAGCGGAGCCTGGCAAGTGGCGTGTCCCGAAGGTTCTCAAACTCGGAGAAACCCAGCTGGTTGAGAAGGTCGACCACACCCCGGCCCTGGCTGCCACCTACAGGACAAACACAggagagaaacacaatgagtaatgaccacacaggagaaacaggagaaacacaatgtgtaaagactacagcaggagcaggagaaacacaatgatgtaaagaccacagcaggagaaacacaatgagaccacagcaaacacacagcaggagaaacacaatgaccacaggagaaacacagtaaagaacagcaggagaaacacaatgtataaagaccacagcaggagaaacacaatgagtaaagaccacagcaggagtaaagaaacaggagaaacacaatgtataaagaccacagcaggagaaacaggagaaacacaatgtataaagaccacagcaggagaaacaggagaaacacaatgagtaaagaccacagcaggagaaacacaatgagtaaagaccacagcaggagaaataaagaccacagcaggagaaacacaatgtataaagacacacaggagaaacaggagaaacacaatgagtaaagaccacagcaggagaaacacaatgagtaaagaccacagcaggagaaacacaatgagtaaagaccacaggagaaacaggagaaacacaatgagtaaagaccacagcaggagaaacaggagaaacacaatgtagtaaagaccacagcaggagaaacacaatgagtaaagaccacagcaggagaaacaggagaaacacaatgagtaaagaccacaacaggagaaacaggagaaacacaatgagtaaagaccacagcaggagaaacacaatgagtaaagaccacagcaggagaaacacaatgagtaaagaccacagcaggagaaacacaatgagtaaagaccacacaggagaaacaggagaaacacaatgtataaagaccacagcaggagaaacacaatgagtaaagaccacagcaggagaaacacaacaatataaagaccacagcaggagaaacaggagaaacacaatgagtaaagaccacagcaggagaaacacaatgagtaaagaccacagcaggagaaacacaatgagtaaagaccacaggagcaggagaaacacaatgagtaaagaccacagcaggagaaacacaatgagtaaagaccacaacaggagaaacacaatgagtaaagacacaacaggagaaacacaatgagtaaagaccacagcaggagaaacacaatgagtaaagaccacagaaacaggagaaacacaatgagtaaagaccacagcaggagaaacaggagaaacacaatgagtaaagaccacagcaggagaaacacaatgagtaaagaccacaagcaggagaaacacaatgagtaaagaccacagaaacaggagaaacacaatgagtaaagaccacagcaggagaaacacaatgagtaaagaacaggagaaacacagg
It includes:
- the LOC124019540 gene encoding paladin-like — its product is MYLILFNSYLHLEKKNSWQRSFTTWMQQVAARAGVWSTFSTSWVSPSLRTFGTRHLPGSAAGGNDRTSNHVPSGGR